ATGCCGAAGGCTTTATTTCATCCACAACCCCCATCTTCAACCCAACTGAACTACTAATTCGCCATAGTCAACTGATCCGGAGACTTTCACAGCAGAATCCAGATATTGACACAACTTCACCAAATGAAATTTATCAAATGTTTCAACGTCATCCAATTTTATTAAAGCTTTACACCACATTGTTGTCCTGGTTTTGTTGCCCTAACCCTACCCAAATCCACCATTAACATCAGGAAACTATCAATATGTCTAGCCGACAACTTGACGAATTGAATCGTCATCTCTTAGAAAAATGTCCCGTTGGTCTGATACTGTGGCGCATAGATGGAACTTTGATTGACATCAACCCTGTCTGTGCAGCTATTTTGGGGCGCACTGTTCCAGAAACTCTCCACCTTAACTACTGGCAAATTATTTCTCAAAACTACGTTACTGTCCAGCAAACCATCATCGCAGACCTCGAAAAAACTGGATGCTACAGATCTGATGAACAAGAGTACATCCATAAAGATGGGCATTTGGTTGCAGTTAAAATCTCCGCAGTGATGATTGAACATCAGGGGGAAAAGCTGATATGGTCGAGTGTCGAGGATATTAGCGACCTGAGAAAAGCCCAACAAGAACGCCAACAATCGGAAAAAATCTTAAAAAAGAGCGAAGCGCGATATCGTTCTCTGGTGAAAACTAACACGCAAATTATCTGGGTGAGTACACCAGAAGGAATTTGCTTTGAACTCACAGACTGGATAGCCTACACAGGGCAAAGTTTAGCGGAAGCGGAGAACGGAGGCTGGATTGATGCCGTTCATCCTGACGATCGCGGCTACACCGGAGAAGCTTGGGGTATTGCTGTCGCTAACCTCAGTCAATATCAAATTGAATACCGTATTCGCGGCAAAGATGGCAACTATCGCTATTTTTGGGTTTGGGGCGCACCTGTAATTGAAGATGATGGTAATGTGCGAGAGTGGATTGGTACTTGTACCGATATTCACGATCGCAAACTAACAGAAGCCGAAAATCAAAGACTGAAAGAACGCTATCGCTCTTTAGTAACTGCTACTTCTCAAATTGTTTGGGGCGCAACTCCCGAAGGTATGGGCATTAGCAGTGAAATGCTGACTTGGATAGCTTATACAGGTCAGACTGAAGCAGAAGTTGCTGGTTGGGGTTGGGTTGATCCAATTCATCCTGATGATCGTGATCAATCACAAGTAGCTTGGAATGCAGCAGTGGCAAACCGCAGTATCTACCAAACAGAATATAGGTTGCGGCGTAAAGATGGCATCTACCGCTATTTCTCAGTTTGTGGCACTCCGGTTTTAGCCGCAGACGGTAGCATCCGGGAATGGATTGGTACTTGTACCGATATTCACGATCGCAAACTTGCCGAAGCCGAAAATCAACGTTTATTGGATATGTTGAATCATTCCGGTGATGCCATCATTGTCCGCGATATGACCGATAAAATCTCCTACTGGAATCAAGGCGCGGAAAGGCTCTATCATTGGACGCGGGAGGAAGTTAAAGACCAATACATTTACACATTTCTCAAAAAAATCTTTCCTAAACCCAAAGCAGAAATCACCGCAGAGTTATTACAGCAAGGTAATTGGGAAGGTGAAGTCCAACATATTACCCATGATGAGAAACTGATTACTGTCCAGAGCCGATGGACATTGCAACGGGATGCGTCTGGTGAACCCTGTGCGGTATTGGAAATTAATACTGATATTACTGCCCGGAAACAAGCCGAAATTGCTCTACGCCAACTCAATCAAGAACTGGAAGCCAGAGTTGCCGAACGGACAGCAGCAGTCAAAGATACCCTCGCTGAAGCCCAAGGGTTAAATGCAATTTTGGATAACTTAGCAGATGGTTTGTTAGTAGTGGATATGTCAGGGCAAATTACCCACTTCAATCCGGCTTTTTTAGCAATGCAGGGATTAAGACCGACAGATCTCAAAGGCAACTATCAGGAACTACCGATCGCTGGTTTAGCACATCTAATTGAACAAACTCAATCCCATCCCCAAGAAGCATTTGCCGCCGAAATTGCCTTAGTAAAGGAACGCATTGGTCAGGCTGTAGCGACCGCTATCTTTAAACAGACCACAGCGGAAGAACCTGCTACTTGCTTTGGTTCCGCACTCCTAATTCGGGATGTAACAGCAGAAAAAGAAGTTGACAAAATGAAGACCGACTTCATTTCCACAGTCTCCCACGAACTGCGGACACCTTTAACTTCAGTATTAGGATTTGCCTCCATTATTAAAGAAAAGCTGGAAACCGATGTCTTCCCAATGGTGATTACCGAAGACCGCAAGTTGCAAAAAACAATTAAGCGGGTGGGTGACAATTTAAATATTATTGTTTCAGAAGCAGAACGACTGACATCCTTAATTAACGATGTTTTAGACATTGCCAAAATGGAAGCCGGGAAAGTGGAATGGCAAATGCAACCACTTGATCCGAGTGAGTTACTAGATTGGGCTACGACTTCTACCGCCGGATTGTTTGAAACCAATGGCCTGCAACTAGTCAGCGAGATAGAACCGGGAGTACCGCAAATAGTAGGCGATCGCAACCGACTGTTGCAAGTCCTCATCAACTTGATTTCTAACGCGGTGAAATTCACTCAATCCGGGACTGTTACCTGTTGTGTCAAACAACAAAACGACGGTGTATGTGTCAGCGTCATCGATACAGGTATCGGTATTGCCCCCGAAGACCAACCCAAAGTATTCGAGAAATTCCGCCAAGTTGGCGACACTCTCACCGACAAACCAAAAGGTACAGGGTTAGGATTGCCCATTTGCAAACAAATTGTTGAACATCATGGTGGCAGAATTTGGGTAGAAAGTGAACCAGGCAAAGGCAGCGTCTTTTCATTCCTGATTCCCATATACGCCAAGGATGACAAAAGCAATGGACAAATCAATCTAGATGCTTTGGTCAAGCAACTCAAAGAACACGTCATCACCACCAACAAAGTACTTCACGAAAACCGTAAAACCATTCTGGTAGTTGATGATGATGCCAATATTCGAGAATTATTGCGGCAGCAACTAGAAAACGAAGGCTACAAAGTTCGAGAAGCAAAAGACGGGATGGATGCAATTCATCAAATCAAAATCGCCCGTCCTGATTTGATTCTCTTAGATGTGATGATGCCCCAAATCAACGGCTTTGATGTGGCAGCCGTCCTCAAAAATGACCCCAACACAGCAGATATTCCGATTATCATTCTGTCAATTATTGAAAACAAAGAACGAGGCTATCACATTGGCATCGATCGCTATCTCACCAAGCCCATCAATACAGAACAACTCCGTAAGGAAATTGGTTCACTGCTTTCTCAAGGTACTTCCAGCAAAAAAGTCTTGGTGGTTGATAAAAATGCCTCAACCTTAAAAACCTTATCAGATGTTCTGCAAACTCAAGGATACAGCGTGATTGAAGCCTCCGATCCGCAAGAATGTATTAACAAAGCCCGTTCAGCTAAACCTGACATGATCATTATTGATTCCATCTTTTCTCATGAAACCGACCTGGTGAAAACCCTCCGGTTTGAAAAAGAGTTAGAAAATGTATTTTTTATCATGCTGTCTGATCGGTAATATTAACAAGGCAGGAGGATGAAATTTCAACTTCATCCTTCATACTTTTCTTTGAAGACTTTTACAAATAATTTTAAAAATTGCATCGGATGACTATATGACGCAAAAAATTCTCATTGTTGATGATGAACCTAACATCGTAATTTTATTAGAACAAGCTTTAGAAGCATTAGAAGATGAAGGTGTAGAACTTTTAACTGCGAGAAATGGAGAAGAAGCACTAGAAACTATTAAAACTGAACAACCAAACCTAGTTTTTCTTGATGTGATGATGCCAAAAATGAATGGTTTGGAAGTTTGTCAGATAGTGAAACATGACCTCAAAATGAATGAAATCTATATTGTGATGTTGACAGCAAAAGGACAGGAATTTGATAAACAGAAAGGAATTGAAGTTGGTGCTGACTTATATCTAACTAAACCTTTTCGCCCTAAAGAAGTACTAGAAAAATCAATGCAGGTCTTGGGATTTTGAATAAAAACTGACTACCGCTATATCTCTCATTCTCACAAGCGATCGCCACTCTCAAAACAAACCCATCATACCCCACATATTGCCTGTGAATTTACTTGATGATGCTCCCCCTACACCTTCATAACGTGAGTTTGATGAATTGTAAAAACCCCTCTCCAAACCTCTCCCCTGCAAGGAGAGAGGCTTCAAAACCTTCATTTTTCGTTTTGAGCTTTCAAGATATTTAAGCCCCTCTCCGCGTCGGAGAGGGGTTGGGGAGAGGTCATCGAACTCACGTTTCAAAACACCATCATTCGACCTCAGAACTAGAAGATTCTCGTTCAGAACAAGAACATTCTCACTGGAAACAGAAATATTCTCGTTTGAAACAGAAACATTCTCGTTTAGAACAAGAACGTTCTCACTGGAAACAAGAATACTTTAGTTGGAAACAGGAACATTCTCGTTTGCAACACGAAAGTTCGGGTTCTGAACATGAAACGTTGAGTTCAAAACAGGAAACTTGGAGATAAAAGCTAGAGTGATGAGGTTGGGAAGGTAAATTTTCCTGTTCTCATTAGAGAGAATCGCGTAAAGTTGCTAAATTGTCACGCACAATTACAGTATGAGGATGATTTGCACCTAACTGTCTCTCAAAAATATCT
This window of the Nostoc sp. HK-01 genome carries:
- a CDS encoding response regulator receiver domain protein; translation: MTQKILIVDDEPNIVILLEQALEALEDEGVELLTARNGEEALETIKTEQPNLVFLDVMMPKMNGLEVCQIVKHDLKMNEIYIVMLTAKGQEFDKQKGIEVGADLYLTKPFRPKEVLEKSMQVLGF
- a CDS encoding PAS/PAC sensor hybrid histidine kinase encodes the protein MSSRQLDELNRHLLEKCPVGLILWRIDGTLIDINPVCAAILGRTVPETLHLNYWQIISQNYVTVQQTIIADLEKTGCYRSDEQEYIHKDGHLVAVKISAVMIEHQGEKLIWSSVEDISDLRKAQQERQQSEKILKKSEARYRSLVKTNTQIIWVSTPEGICFELTDWIAYTGQSLAEAENGGWIDAVHPDDRGYTGEAWGIAVANLSQYQIEYRIRGKDGNYRYFWVWGAPVIEDDGNVREWIGTCTDIHDRKLTEAENQRLKERYRSLVTATSQIVWGATPEGMGISSEMLTWIAYTGQTEAEVAGWGWVDPIHPDDRDQSQVAWNAAVANRSIYQTEYRLRRKDGIYRYFSVCGTPVLAADGSIREWIGTCTDIHDRKLAEAENQRLLDMLNHSGDAIIVRDMTDKISYWNQGAERLYHWTREEVKDQYIYTFLKKIFPKPKAEITAELLQQGNWEGEVQHITHDEKLITVQSRWTLQRDASGEPCAVLEINTDITARKQAEIALRQLNQELEARVAERTAAVKDTLAEAQGLNAILDNLADGLLVVDMSGQITHFNPAFLAMQGLRPTDLKGNYQELPIAGLAHLIEQTQSHPQEAFAAEIALVKERIGQAVATAIFKQTTAEEPATCFGSALLIRDVTAEKEVDKMKTDFISTVSHELRTPLTSVLGFASIIKEKLETDVFPMVITEDRKLQKTIKRVGDNLNIIVSEAERLTSLINDVLDIAKMEAGKVEWQMQPLDPSELLDWATTSTAGLFETNGLQLVSEIEPGVPQIVGDRNRLLQVLINLISNAVKFTQSGTVTCCVKQQNDGVCVSVIDTGIGIAPEDQPKVFEKFRQVGDTLTDKPKGTGLGLPICKQIVEHHGGRIWVESEPGKGSVFSFLIPIYAKDDKSNGQINLDALVKQLKEHVITTNKVLHENRKTILVVDDDANIRELLRQQLENEGYKVREAKDGMDAIHQIKIARPDLILLDVMMPQINGFDVAAVLKNDPNTADIPIIILSIIENKERGYHIGIDRYLTKPINTEQLRKEIGSLLSQGTSSKKVLVVDKNASTLKTLSDVLQTQGYSVIEASDPQECINKARSAKPDMIIIDSIFSHETDLVKTLRFEKELENVFFIMLSDR